One genomic window of Candidatus Firestonebacteria bacterium RIFOXYD2_FULL_39_29 includes the following:
- a CDS encoding thioredoxin-disulfide reductase has product MSEVYDVLIIGAGPAGLTAGIYLARSCLKIIILEKISPGGMALIIDNLENYPGFPEGIAGYDLASKMEAQARKFGTNIIPEEVLNISGCGGDFSVKGSEKIYKARSVLVSTGSRYEKLRIPGEEELTGKGVSYCATCDGAFFRNRKVAVVGGGNSALQEALYLSRIASEVFLIHRRDAYRGSKLLQKRISENTKIKPVLDSIVTEIRGKDTVESIVVKNVKTEKESKIGVEGVFVAVGQKPNTAFCKNLLKMDEKGHIITAERSLQTSVEGVFVAGDCRVSDLRQVATAVGDGALVSESIDKYLQGKQ; this is encoded by the coding sequence ATGTCTGAAGTATATGATGTTTTAATAATAGGTGCTGGTCCTGCCGGGCTTACTGCCGGTATTTATCTGGCAAGAAGCTGTCTGAAAATCATAATATTGGAAAAAATATCTCCCGGTGGAATGGCTTTAATAATAGATAATCTTGAGAATTATCCGGGGTTTCCGGAGGGGATTGCAGGATATGACCTTGCCTCAAAAATGGAAGCTCAAGCCAGAAAGTTTGGAACAAACATAATTCCAGAAGAAGTTTTAAACATATCTGGCTGCGGTGGTGATTTTTCAGTTAAAGGCAGCGAAAAAATATACAAGGCGAGATCGGTTCTTGTATCAACTGGTTCAAGATATGAGAAATTAAGAATACCCGGAGAGGAAGAGCTGACAGGAAAAGGAGTGTCTTATTGCGCAACTTGTGACGGAGCTTTTTTCCGTAACCGGAAGGTAGCTGTTGTAGGTGGGGGGAATTCAGCATTACAAGAAGCGCTGTATCTGAGCCGTATTGCTTCTGAAGTATTTTTAATACACAGACGTGACGCATATCGCGGTTCAAAACTTCTTCAAAAAAGAATTTCCGAGAATACAAAGATTAAACCTGTTCTTGATTCGATAGTAACCGAAATTCGAGGTAAAGATACGGTTGAGTCAATTGTTGTTAAAAATGTCAAAACGGAAAAAGAATCAAAAATAGGGGTGGAAGGTGTATTTGTTGCCGTAGGACAAAAGCCAAACACCGCTTTCTGCAAAAATTTATTAAAAATGGATGAGAAAGGTCATATTATTACGGCTGAAAGATCACTTCAAACCTCGGTAGAGGGTGTTTTTGTTGCAGGAGATTGCAGGGTTTCAGATCTTCGTCAGGTGGCCACAGCTGTGGGTGATGGTGCTTTAGTTTCTGAAAGTATAGACAAATACCTGCAAGGAAAGCAGTAA